The following coding sequences are from one Salvia hispanica cultivar TCC Black 2014 chromosome 3, UniMelb_Shisp_WGS_1.0, whole genome shotgun sequence window:
- the LOC125210785 gene encoding uncharacterized protein LOC125210785, with product MGYKQSPASIAVALLLLATATPLAYGQLQETTGFVTGKICCTSSGNCPPGSVGIPGVVVRLNCTTIFGGMVTLAQGVTNSTGVFNLTLPNLLGSLGPVISTVLPCV from the exons ATGGGTTACAAGCAATCCCCGGCCTCGATTGCGGTGGCTCTCCTCCTCTTGGCCACCGCGACTCCTCTTGCCTACGGCCAATTACAAGAAACTACTGGCTTCGTCACTGGTAAAATATGCTGCACATCCAGCGGAAACTGCCCCCCTGGGTCGGTAGGGATCCCGGGAGTGGTGGTGAGGCTGAACTGCACCACTATCTTTGGTGGGATGGTGACGCTCGCCCAGGGCGTCACCAACTCCACCGGTGTTTTCAACCTCACTTTGCCAAATTTACTTGGCTCGTTAGGCCCTGTCATCAGCACAGTCCTACCAT GTGTTTAG